In Schizosaccharomyces osmophilus chromosome 1, complete sequence, the genomic window GTCGAAAAGTTCGTCGAAACCGACAACATCCATGCTGCTGTTAAGACTGCTCGCGAGGGTGCTGAAAGTACTGCATACTTGCAAGCTAAGCTCGGTCGTGCTGTTTATGTTGGTGGAGATGTGAAGGTTCCCGATGCCGGTGCTCTTGGTGTTGCTGCTATCGTAGAAGGTTTCGCCAAGTAGACACGCATTATTTATAACCCTTATATTTGTtgtattattattattagaAGAACATATATATCTAGTTTTATCTGATTCTAGTTTTATGTAGACACCGCAATACGTTATATACTTACTACCAATGAAATGCTTATTATATAGAAATTATTATTTCCATACTTGGATTGTCTTTTACTGTAATTGCAGATTCGTAACATCGTaacacaaaaagaatagaatGAATTTGTATTCATCGTCATATTATTTTACTGTACAAGGTAAGGTATCTTATGTTGTTCGGAATTTTAATAAAGGGGTTAAAGATTTTTTACCATTGACTTTACTAATTGAACCTGCTCATcatcattcaaaaattccGACTGTTTTATGCAATTGCTAATCAAAATCGTGGTCGGAATCGTTTCCGAGTGAGTCCACACACGTCCGTTCATCCCAACGGcaatttcaaaaggaaCATAGGTGCCAAGAGCTTGCAAAAGGGCATTTTGAGGGGACAAAAGTTTTCTGCAGTGTGATAGGGATAATCCAGTAATCATATAACCTTCTTTTAATTCTCCAAAACCGCTAGCTTTTCCTGTGGCCGCATCTAAACATTCCAGCTCTGGTTCCATATCGCGGTCAGCCAAAGATACGCGAGCATACACCAAGCTTCCAACAGTTAAATTTGGTTTGCTTTTTCGAGTAACGTTCTCAAAGGCCAATGCGTTCAATTGAGCACTATGTGCTGATCCAATATCCACCCGATAACCCTCAGCAAAACGAGAAGTAATTTGCCCAATGACCTGATCATTCATAGCAGGAATATACTAGAGTAGAGTTAGCACCTGCTCATCAGACAGGAAAAGACACAACAAGTACATAGACGCCATCGTTTTGCTCTCTCTAGTCATGTCTTCTTTGAGTGATTACAAATCGCACTATCGATTTTTCCTGACTCGAATTTCTTTCTACTTactcttttcattcttgTATCCACCAATACAGTGTTTTTGACTCCCTGATGCAAAATACCAGGTCGAGAGACCTTGATTTTATCTTCATGATCGTGTTTTTGATGAACTAAGCCAGGACCTAGTCGAACAGTTCCTTGCTCTATTACATTAGACAACTTTACATCGTCTCCTGGAAAGTAGTAAGAAGGACTTGATTCTTTAACTTCTGACATGTTGTTATATTCGAAGTTCTTTATTGCAGTGTTTACCTTGGATGAAAATTACCGTTTTGCGCAGCACTAGAACGCTATTTGAATATAGTGGCTTATTTATGCCTTGGTCCTTTGAACGACGGCTTTGTAAAAACAGTTTACTGTATCCCAACACAGTCTTTTATTACGTAAAGTGTATATAACAATACATGCTTCTTGTCGTTAAATATTCCTAGAGCACTCCCTTTCACAGTGTTATCTGGTAACAATGACCCATCTTTATAGACACAAACCAATATAAACATATGTCTGAATGGCAGATAATCAGTACTCCTCGCCGTTAGAAAGGCTAGACGGAATTGTAGACGATGAATTCAATGATAACTGCTCGAATACGGTGTTTGATCCACCATTCTATGGGCATCCCATGTTGATTCCGCCGTCTCCTTCATTGACTACGATGCTGCGAGCAAGGTCTACCACGCCCGAAGGAGACGAAATTGACGTCTCTGAAATGGATCAGCAGGATTGGGATATCATGGTCAAGGTCCCTACTTATGAATACTATGGATTCGTTCTGTACCTGGTATCGATGGTCGCTTTTGGcctcttcatcttttggGCGATTCTTCCAGCTTCTGCGTTAAATTATTTGGAAATACATTCCTACCTTTCTCGTTGGTGGGCACTGGCAATTCCAAGTTGGATATTGGTGCTGGTCATTTATATCCACGTTGCTTTGAGTGCATACAACACCGAAGTGCTGACAAGGCCTCTCAGTAGCTTGGAATTTTTAGTAGATCAATATTCCCAAGTAGGCGAAGAGGATGGAGCCGCTTGCGGTCGTGTTGTCGACCTTCGCCTGTGCGATGTAAACCGTCAACGATACGAGGTCACAAATGCAAAGTAAGGATGGCTCCAGGAAATCAGATGACCTTTATGttggcttttttttctcttttacTACTAACCCTTAATGACACAATTCATGATATGTTTACAAAGATGCTGAGCGAATGTGGACTTCGGTTCTTTCATTCATAGGATAATAGTTATATTTCATCGTAATCTTTCATTAGATTGACAAATAGAGATAAATGATTTTGCTTCATAGATGAGAAGTCTTTTGACAGGCATTCATTAGTATATGTATAGATAGTCCAAAACATTGGGAATTTAGTATCTCGAAAGTACTGAGAGAAACAAAGATGCACCCGTTCAGCAAACAGCAAATCTATTCCCAATCgtcatcttcatcattaTCTTTACCTTTATTAGGCTTCGTGTTGTCCTTCTCTGTAGTGGGAGTCTCTGGAGTTACCTTTTCATCAGCGTGACTAACAGAAGGAGTTGAAGTAGCgctcttcttttcgttttgttcCGGGTCAAGCTCGTCCTTAGTATCTTTAGAaacttcttcctttcttttacttgTATCCTTATCggctt contains:
- the rrp40 gene encoding exosome subunit Rrp40, encoding MSEVKESSPSYYFPGDDVKLSNVIEQGTVRLGPGLVHQKHDHEDKIKVSRPGILHQGVKNTVLVDTRMKRYIPAMNDQVIGQITSRFAEGYRVDIGSAHSAQLNALAFENVTRKSKPNLTVGSLVYARVSLADRDMEPELECLDAATGKASGFGELKEGYMITGLSLSHCRKLLSPQNALLQALGTYVPFEIAVGMNGRVWTHSETIPTTILISNCIKQSEFLNDDEQVQLVKSMVKNL
- the mug84 gene encoding pig-P subunit codes for the protein MADNQYSSPLERLDGIVDDEFNDNCSNTVFDPPFYGHPMLIPPSPSLTTMLRARSTTPEGDEIDVSEMDQQDWDIMVKVPTYEYYGFVLYLVSMVAFGLFIFWAILPASALNYLEIHSYLSRWWALAIPSWILVLVIYIHVALSAYNTEVLTRPLSSLEFLVDQYSQVGEEDGAACGRVVDLRLCDVNRQRYEVTNAK